A portion of the Phyllopteryx taeniolatus isolate TA_2022b chromosome 15, UOR_Ptae_1.2, whole genome shotgun sequence genome contains these proteins:
- the LOC133465073 gene encoding bromodomain-containing protein 3-like isoform X3: protein MDLGSIKRRLENNYYWSASECLQDFNTMFTNCYIYNKPTDDIVLMALALEKIYLQKVAQMPQKEVALLPHAAKGKTKKKGSGRQEGTTSFSAKPQTQTKHTGSNSPSKPKEASQSNTKKGLKKNNSVIDATRPNESPESKRRREIPDHSTLLLVSEKDLALQDGETIQLRYCEEILKEMLSKKHVTYAWPFYKPVDAEALQLHDYHDIIKYPMDLSTVKAKMKRGEYQDAQRFAADVRLIFSNCYKYNPPHLEVVAGAKKLQDVFEKRFAKIPDVPIKSTSQVIYSPLLSGLTATVSYTLDKSDEQVNQLPALQQQLEDVHKQLNMLSEVPPRKKADRRQSKDSTECVHIDSYRKSKNRGDDSDEESLQMTYDEKHQLSLDINRLSGIKLGQVVRIIQTREPSICDANPDELEIDFEILKPSTLRELQQYVRSCLSKKFKRFEKKRCQIGSQQMESSSSSDSYFNSSLDSSSENSDL, encoded by the exons ATGGACTTGGGAAGCATCAAAAGACGCCTCGAGAATAACTACTATTGGAGTGCCAGTGAATGTTTGCAGGATTTCAACACTATGTTCACCAACTGCTACATTTATAACAAG CCTACAGATGACATTGTGCTGATGGCTCTCGCATTGGAAAAGATTTATTTGCAAAAAGTTGCACAAATGCCTCAGAAAGAAGTGGCGCTGTTGCCTCATGCAGCCAAAGGGAAAACCAAAAAGAAAGGTTCAG GTCGGCAGGAGGGGACTACATCCTTTTCAGCCAAACCGCAGACACAGACAAAGCACACTGGCTCCAATTCACCTTCAAAGCCCAAAGAGGCTTCACAGTCCAACACT AAGAAAGGCCTAAAGAAGAACAATTCAGTTATTGATGCAACCAGGCCGAATGAGTCTCCAGAAAGCAAGAGAAGACGGGAAATCCCAGACCATTCCACCCTCCTGCTTGTCAGCGAAAAAGACTTGGCGCTCCAAGACGGTGAGACGATCCAACTCCGATACTGTGAGGAAATCCTGAAGGAAATGCTCTCTAAGAAGCATGTAACGTACGCCTGGCCTTTCTACAAGCCTGTGGATGCTGAAGCTTTGCAGCTGCATGACTatcatgacatcattaaatacCCAATGGATCTCAGTACTGTCAAG GCAAAAATGAAGAGAGGAGAGTACCAGGATGCTCAAAGATTTGCTGCGGACGTCAGGTTAATTTTCTCCAACTGCTACAAATACAACCCGCCACACCTTGAGGTTGTGGCAGGGGCCAAGAAGCTTCAG GATGTGTTTGAGAAAAGATTTGCTAAAATTCCGGACGTGCCCATCAAGAGCACTTCACAGGTGATCTACAGTCCGCTTCTTAGTGGGCTGACCGCCACAGTCTCTTACACTTTGGACAAATCTGATGAACAAGTCAACCAACTGCCAGCGTTGCAACAACAG CTTGAAGATGTTCACAAACAGCTTAATATGCTCTCGGAAGTCCCACCAAGGAAGAAGGCTGACAGGAGACAAAGTAAAGACAGCACTGAATGTGTTCATATTGACAGCTATCG GAAGTCAAAGAATCGAGGTGACGACTCTGATGAAGAATCTCTGCAAATGACGTACGACGAGAAGCACCAACTGAGCCTCGACATAAACAGACTATCTGGCATAAAGCTGGGCCAGGTGGTGCGCATCATTCAGACACGAGAGCCATCAATATGTGACGCCAACCCAGACGAGCTCGAAATCGACTTTGAGATACTGAAGCCGTCAACTCTGCGTGAACTGCAGCAATATGTCCGCTCTTGTCTATCCAAGAAGTTTAAGAGATTTGAAA AGAAGAGGTGTCAAATTGGGTCTCAGCAGATGGAAAGCAGCAGCTCCTCAGATTCCTATTTCAACAGTTCTTTGGACTCCAGTTCAGAAAATTCTGACTTATGA
- the LOC133465073 gene encoding bromodomain-containing protein 3-like isoform X2 codes for MIMQSVMDPPAPEVNNPPPPEVTNANKLGRRTNQLQFMQRVVVKAVWRHHFAWPFYHPVDAVALKLPDYHAIITNPMDLGSIKRRLENNYYWSASECLQDFNTMFTNCYIYNKPTDDIVLMALALEKIYLQKVAQMPQKEVALLPHAAKGKTKKKGSGRQEGTTSFSAKPQTQTKHTGSNSPSKPKEASQSNTKKGLKKNNSVIDATRPNESPESKRRREIPDHSTLLLVSEKDLALQDGETIQLRYCEEILKEMLSKKHVTYAWPFYKPVDAEALQLHDYHDIIKYPMDLSTVKAKMKRGEYQDAQRFAADVRLIFSNCYKYNPPHLEVVAGAKKLQDVFEKRFAKIPDVPIKSTSQLEDVHKQLNMLSEVPPRKKADRRQSKDSTECVHIDSYRKSKNRGDDSDEESLQMTYDEKHQLSLDINRLSGIKLGQVVRIIQTREPSICDANPDELEIDFEILKPSTLRELQQYVRSCLSKKFKRFEKKRCQIGSQQMESSSSSDSYFNSSLDSSSENSDL; via the exons ATGATCATGCAGTCGGTCATGGACCCACCTGCACCAGAGGTTAACAACCCACCTCCGCCTGAGGTTACAAATGCCAATAAATTAGGCCGAAGGACCAACCAGCTTCAGTTCATGCAGCGTGTAGTGGTCAAGGCTGTGTGGAGGCACCATTTTGCCTGGCCTTTTTACCATCCTGTTGATGCTGTGGCTCTTAAACTACCA GATTATCATGCCATAATAACAAACCCTATGGACTTGGGAAGCATCAAAAGACGCCTCGAGAATAACTACTATTGGAGTGCCAGTGAATGTTTGCAGGATTTCAACACTATGTTCACCAACTGCTACATTTATAACAAG CCTACAGATGACATTGTGCTGATGGCTCTCGCATTGGAAAAGATTTATTTGCAAAAAGTTGCACAAATGCCTCAGAAAGAAGTGGCGCTGTTGCCTCATGCAGCCAAAGGGAAAACCAAAAAGAAAGGTTCAG GTCGGCAGGAGGGGACTACATCCTTTTCAGCCAAACCGCAGACACAGACAAAGCACACTGGCTCCAATTCACCTTCAAAGCCCAAAGAGGCTTCACAGTCCAACACT AAGAAAGGCCTAAAGAAGAACAATTCAGTTATTGATGCAACCAGGCCGAATGAGTCTCCAGAAAGCAAGAGAAGACGGGAAATCCCAGACCATTCCACCCTCCTGCTTGTCAGCGAAAAAGACTTGGCGCTCCAAGACGGTGAGACGATCCAACTCCGATACTGTGAGGAAATCCTGAAGGAAATGCTCTCTAAGAAGCATGTAACGTACGCCTGGCCTTTCTACAAGCCTGTGGATGCTGAAGCTTTGCAGCTGCATGACTatcatgacatcattaaatacCCAATGGATCTCAGTACTGTCAAG GCAAAAATGAAGAGAGGAGAGTACCAGGATGCTCAAAGATTTGCTGCGGACGTCAGGTTAATTTTCTCCAACTGCTACAAATACAACCCGCCACACCTTGAGGTTGTGGCAGGGGCCAAGAAGCTTCAG GATGTGTTTGAGAAAAGATTTGCTAAAATTCCGGACGTGCCCATCAAGAGCACTTCACAG CTTGAAGATGTTCACAAACAGCTTAATATGCTCTCGGAAGTCCCACCAAGGAAGAAGGCTGACAGGAGACAAAGTAAAGACAGCACTGAATGTGTTCATATTGACAGCTATCG GAAGTCAAAGAATCGAGGTGACGACTCTGATGAAGAATCTCTGCAAATGACGTACGACGAGAAGCACCAACTGAGCCTCGACATAAACAGACTATCTGGCATAAAGCTGGGCCAGGTGGTGCGCATCATTCAGACACGAGAGCCATCAATATGTGACGCCAACCCAGACGAGCTCGAAATCGACTTTGAGATACTGAAGCCGTCAACTCTGCGTGAACTGCAGCAATATGTCCGCTCTTGTCTATCCAAGAAGTTTAAGAGATTTGAAA AGAAGAGGTGTCAAATTGGGTCTCAGCAGATGGAAAGCAGCAGCTCCTCAGATTCCTATTTCAACAGTTCTTTGGACTCCAGTTCAGAAAATTCTGACTTATGA
- the LOC133465073 gene encoding bromodomain-containing protein 2-like isoform X1 — MIMQSVMDPPAPEVNNPPPPEVTNANKLGRRTNQLQFMQRVVVKAVWRHHFAWPFYHPVDAVALKLPDYHAIITNPMDLGSIKRRLENNYYWSASECLQDFNTMFTNCYIYNKPTDDIVLMALALEKIYLQKVAQMPQKEVALLPHAAKGKTKKKGSGRQEGTTSFSAKPQTQTKHTGSNSPSKPKEASQSNTKKGLKKNNSVIDATRPNESPESKRRREIPDHSTLLLVSEKDLALQDGETIQLRYCEEILKEMLSKKHVTYAWPFYKPVDAEALQLHDYHDIIKYPMDLSTVKAKMKRGEYQDAQRFAADVRLIFSNCYKYNPPHLEVVAGAKKLQDVFEKRFAKIPDVPIKSTSQVIYSPLLSGLTATVSYTLDKSDEQVNQLPALQQQLEDVHKQLNMLSEVPPRKKADRRQSKDSTECVHIDSYRKSKNRGDDSDEESLQMTYDEKHQLSLDINRLSGIKLGQVVRIIQTREPSICDANPDELEIDFEILKPSTLRELQQYVRSCLSKKFKRFEKKRCQIGSQQMESSSSSDSYFNSSLDSSSENSDL; from the exons ATGATCATGCAGTCGGTCATGGACCCACCTGCACCAGAGGTTAACAACCCACCTCCGCCTGAGGTTACAAATGCCAATAAATTAGGCCGAAGGACCAACCAGCTTCAGTTCATGCAGCGTGTAGTGGTCAAGGCTGTGTGGAGGCACCATTTTGCCTGGCCTTTTTACCATCCTGTTGATGCTGTGGCTCTTAAACTACCA GATTATCATGCCATAATAACAAACCCTATGGACTTGGGAAGCATCAAAAGACGCCTCGAGAATAACTACTATTGGAGTGCCAGTGAATGTTTGCAGGATTTCAACACTATGTTCACCAACTGCTACATTTATAACAAG CCTACAGATGACATTGTGCTGATGGCTCTCGCATTGGAAAAGATTTATTTGCAAAAAGTTGCACAAATGCCTCAGAAAGAAGTGGCGCTGTTGCCTCATGCAGCCAAAGGGAAAACCAAAAAGAAAGGTTCAG GTCGGCAGGAGGGGACTACATCCTTTTCAGCCAAACCGCAGACACAGACAAAGCACACTGGCTCCAATTCACCTTCAAAGCCCAAAGAGGCTTCACAGTCCAACACT AAGAAAGGCCTAAAGAAGAACAATTCAGTTATTGATGCAACCAGGCCGAATGAGTCTCCAGAAAGCAAGAGAAGACGGGAAATCCCAGACCATTCCACCCTCCTGCTTGTCAGCGAAAAAGACTTGGCGCTCCAAGACGGTGAGACGATCCAACTCCGATACTGTGAGGAAATCCTGAAGGAAATGCTCTCTAAGAAGCATGTAACGTACGCCTGGCCTTTCTACAAGCCTGTGGATGCTGAAGCTTTGCAGCTGCATGACTatcatgacatcattaaatacCCAATGGATCTCAGTACTGTCAAG GCAAAAATGAAGAGAGGAGAGTACCAGGATGCTCAAAGATTTGCTGCGGACGTCAGGTTAATTTTCTCCAACTGCTACAAATACAACCCGCCACACCTTGAGGTTGTGGCAGGGGCCAAGAAGCTTCAG GATGTGTTTGAGAAAAGATTTGCTAAAATTCCGGACGTGCCCATCAAGAGCACTTCACAGGTGATCTACAGTCCGCTTCTTAGTGGGCTGACCGCCACAGTCTCTTACACTTTGGACAAATCTGATGAACAAGTCAACCAACTGCCAGCGTTGCAACAACAG CTTGAAGATGTTCACAAACAGCTTAATATGCTCTCGGAAGTCCCACCAAGGAAGAAGGCTGACAGGAGACAAAGTAAAGACAGCACTGAATGTGTTCATATTGACAGCTATCG GAAGTCAAAGAATCGAGGTGACGACTCTGATGAAGAATCTCTGCAAATGACGTACGACGAGAAGCACCAACTGAGCCTCGACATAAACAGACTATCTGGCATAAAGCTGGGCCAGGTGGTGCGCATCATTCAGACACGAGAGCCATCAATATGTGACGCCAACCCAGACGAGCTCGAAATCGACTTTGAGATACTGAAGCCGTCAACTCTGCGTGAACTGCAGCAATATGTCCGCTCTTGTCTATCCAAGAAGTTTAAGAGATTTGAAA AGAAGAGGTGTCAAATTGGGTCTCAGCAGATGGAAAGCAGCAGCTCCTCAGATTCCTATTTCAACAGTTCTTTGGACTCCAGTTCAGAAAATTCTGACTTATGA